A single Leptospira kirschneri serovar Cynopteri str. 3522 CT DNA region contains:
- a CDS encoding KH domain-containing protein, whose protein sequence is MEELLKYIVASLVEFPEEIVIREIEGEEQNIIELRVSPKDVGKVIGKNGRIAKSLRAILTAASVKAGKNFSLEIID, encoded by the coding sequence ATGGAAGAATTACTGAAGTATATAGTTGCTTCTCTTGTTGAATTTCCCGAAGAAATTGTAATTCGTGAAATTGAAGGAGAAGAACAAAATATCATCGAACTACGAGTATCCCCGAAAGACGTGGGAAAAGTAATCGGTAAGAACGGTCGTATTGCAAAATCCCTGCGCGCGATTCTTACTGCGGCCTCTGTAAAAGCAGGAAAAAACTTCTCCTTAGAAATCATTGACTAA